The Pseudanabaena galeata CCNP1313 genome includes a region encoding these proteins:
- a CDS encoding bifunctional pantoate--beta-alanine ligase/(d)CMP kinase has protein sequence MTQLFTTIAALRNYLNDQKFNQSLGQVSIGLVPTMGALHIGHLSLIDRARTENACVVVSIFINPLQFGAGEDFVKYPRTLELDHQLCENAGVDAIFAPDPQEMGLNAINKLTQVIPPPEMTNILCGRSRVSHFQGVATIVTKLLNVVQPDRAYFGCKDGQQLAIIRNLVVDLNLPVEIIGCPTVREPSGLAYSSRNQYLSGKDRVLAAHIYQSLLQAQQQFFLCYELCYPAQIIEAAQNYLAKLPEINLEYIELVEAKTLQPCTQITSKSELMLAIAARIGNTRLIDNILLSHTITPRKPIIAIDGPAGAGKSTVTKQVANKLGLLFLDTGAMYRGVTLAVLREGIDLREQNKVKEIAANSKIQLFANPIAGKPMQVLLNGEDITSEIRTPEVTANVSAIAAQTAVREILVKQQQLIGQTGGVVMEGRDIGTHVFPDAEVKVFLTASAEERAKRRQADLIAQGQVAPDLATLKHEIQERDRKDSTRDYAPLTQAVDATLVNTDGLTIEEVVAAIVNLYEQKVQNL, from the coding sequence TTGACACAGCTATTTACTACGATCGCTGCTCTGCGTAATTACTTAAATGACCAAAAATTTAACCAGTCATTAGGGCAAGTATCCATAGGGCTTGTGCCAACTATGGGGGCTTTGCACATTGGACATTTGAGCCTAATTGATCGGGCTAGAACTGAAAATGCTTGCGTAGTTGTGAGCATTTTTATCAATCCTTTGCAATTTGGGGCAGGGGAAGATTTTGTTAAATATCCGCGTACTCTAGAACTTGATCACCAGCTTTGCGAGAATGCAGGCGTTGATGCAATTTTTGCACCTGATCCGCAAGAGATGGGGCTAAATGCCATAAACAAACTCACCCAAGTCATCCCTCCCCCAGAAATGACTAATATTTTGTGTGGGCGATCGCGGGTTAGTCATTTTCAAGGTGTAGCCACAATCGTGACCAAGCTATTGAATGTCGTACAGCCTGATCGGGCCTACTTTGGTTGCAAAGATGGGCAGCAACTAGCGATTATTCGGAACTTAGTGGTTGATTTAAACTTGCCTGTGGAAATTATTGGCTGTCCGACGGTGCGAGAACCAAGCGGCTTAGCCTACAGTTCCCGTAATCAATACTTATCTGGCAAAGATCGGGTTTTAGCAGCCCATATTTATCAAAGTCTACTACAAGCTCAGCAGCAATTCTTCCTGTGCTATGAACTTTGTTATCCTGCCCAAATTATCGAAGCAGCGCAAAATTATTTGGCGAAGCTCCCTGAAATTAATCTAGAGTATATTGAGTTAGTCGAGGCCAAGACCTTGCAACCATGTACTCAAATTACTTCTAAATCAGAGTTAATGCTGGCGATCGCGGCTCGAATTGGAAATACACGTTTGATTGATAATATTTTGCTGAGTCATACTATCACCCCTAGAAAACCGATCATTGCGATCGATGGTCCCGCAGGTGCGGGCAAGTCCACTGTTACCAAACAGGTAGCCAATAAATTAGGTTTATTGTTTTTAGATACTGGCGCTATGTATCGTGGTGTCACCCTTGCTGTATTACGCGAAGGTATTGATTTACGCGAGCAAAACAAAGTCAAAGAGATCGCCGCCAATTCAAAAATCCAATTATTTGCCAACCCGATCGCAGGTAAGCCGATGCAAGTTTTGCTTAATGGCGAAGATATCACCTCGGAGATCCGAACCCCTGAAGTCACTGCAAACGTATCGGCGATCGCCGCCCAAACCGCCGTGCGTGAAATTTTGGTCAAACAACAGCAACTGATCGGTCAGACAGGGGGAGTTGTGATGGAAGGGAGAGACATTGGAACCCATGTATTCCCTGATGCAGAAGTTAAAGTCTTTTTGACTGCTTCAGCAGAAGAGAGAGCCAAACGTCGCCAAGCCGATCTGATCGCTCAAGGTCAGGTTGCCCCCGACCTCGCTACCCTTAAGCATGAAATCCAAGAACGCGATCGCAAAGACTCCACCCGCGACTATGCACCACTAACTCAGGCGGTCGATGCAACTTTAGTTAATACAGATGGTCTAACTATAGAAGAAGTGGTCGCAGCCATTGTAAATTTGTATGAACAAAAGGTACAAAACCTATGA